The sequence AAGCATATATTAAATACCGAATCAAACAATTTAAGTCTATTTAATTTGCCAGTAGAAAGTAAAAAAGAAATGAAATTCAATAAGTTAGAAAAAGAAATTAATACAATCGATCCTGATCAACTCTCCCCTAAGCAAGCTTTAGAGTTAGTCTATAAGTTAAAAGGATTGATTGTTGAGTAAACGCCTATAATGACGTATAGATACACCAAGACTATATGGATTGCTTCGTCGTGCGGTTTCCGCACTCCTCGCAATGACGTTTGGGGGGCATATACGTCATTGCGAGACCATGTAATGGTCGAAGCAATCCATAAAAGTAACCAAAGATGGATTGCTACGACCTACTTTCGTGGTCTCGCAATGACAACTTTTCTACTTTATTTTCTTAAAACGTTGCCAATTCAAGCTAATTCACTTTAAGATTATAAAAATAATAGTTGCCACATTAATTATATACTATATAATACACACCATAAAACAAAAATCCGTTCAATACGGCATATGAATTTGTATGTCATTAGAACAATTAACTTTAATTAAGTAATAGCAATGGAAATAGAAATAGATTTTAAAGACTATGTAAAGAATGGTAATTATTTACATCTTCAACACCAGAGTACAATATTAAATGACCCTAATAATTTAGAAAAATTATGTTCGTTTCTAAAAAATAACCCCCATATTACAGCACTTAACCTAAAAGGTTGTAATATTGATAATGCTAAGATTAAATTGTTGATAGCTCCAATAAAGGAGAGCAATATTACTATTCTTGATATATCATCCAACCAATTATATGATGCAGCTGAAATAGCTGAACTCATTAACCTTATTACCCTTAATATATCATGCAACCAATTAACTACTAAAGGGGCAGCTAAGCTAAGTACACTTTCTAACCTTGTCGCTCTTAATCTATCATATAATTCATTAGTAAGTAATAAATGGGCAGTTAAAATAGATGAACTCACTGAGCTTGCTAGGCTTAATAATCTTAGTGAACTCACTAAGCTTACTAAGCTTAATGAGCTTAAGATATCAGGTAACAACTTAGGCCCTAAAGAGGCAGAGGTACTAGCTCAACTCAGCAATCTTACTACCTTGGATATATCAAGGAACAATATAGGTTCTGAAGGGGTGGCGGCAATAGTCAACAATATCCCGAATATTTTTGATCTCGATGTATCTGATAACAACTTAGGTGATAAAGGAGCAATTGAAGTAGTTAAACTCCCCCTTACGAAGCTTGCAATAAAGAGTAATAAGATAGGTGATGAAGGTGTGCAGGCAATAATAGCTAACCTCCAGAATCTTAGCGAGCTAGATATGTCGTGTAATGATATAACTGATGCAGTACTAGATGAAATAGTTGCAAGTGTCCCGGAGAAGATTACTAAACTCGATTTAAAAAGCAACCATAATATATCTTATAGCGGAATAGAGAAATTAGCTGTAATAAAAAACACTAATATTATCATCTCTGATAGTGGGGATATTGAAGAGCTATTCTTGAAGTTCCTACAATGTGGTAATATTACGTCCGAAAGCATTAAAAAGATAGTGTTTGAAATAGCCAGAATGTATAATCCGTATAATAACGCCCCCCTTATACAACATATAATAAACTCTCCAGAAAAATACCCCTTTGCTATAAACTCACGAGACAATGAAGGACACTCACTATTAAGTTTTTATAATCTTTTCTATCCTGAGATGCAACAGTTTCTTTTTCAGCACGGTGCAGTACCAGATACAGAGCAAAAACAAGATAGGCTTAAGACATTAGCACGAGATACACAGTCCGTTCATACAACAGAAGCAGTAAAATTAGTGAATTTTATTACTGATAATTTATTTAAAGCTTATGGTAATATAGAAAATAAACAACAGTTGCTAGTAAAAGCAGAAGAATATCAGGCAGGATTAACTAAATTGGATCAAGTTTATCAAAATTCAATAAAATTAAAATTACTTAGCTTGTCTGATGGTGCTAAGCGTGACACCATGAAAAAGACGTTAGTGGCAAATCAACCTACACCAAGTGATCAAGACTATGTTGCTACCGTAATCGAGAAAGCTAAGATAGCACTAACAACAATATACCTAGGCAAAACAAATGGTCACTATAATCAAGGATATCCTACCCATAAAATGGAATATGGTGATGGTCATAAAATAACTATTCCCCAATCTTTGGGACTTGTTAAATCATTAATAGATACTATGGAGATTCCAGTTGCTGAGAAACTGGAGCTGTTGGTAACATTAATGAGACAAAATCCAGAATTAGTTGAAAGTAAACTAAAAATAATACAATATAAATTAAACATAGATGTTCCACCAACAATATTAGTAGATTCTACAAAATGTCATAAATTCTTAGCAAGCAATCCTGTTATAAAAAAGACTCCTCAGATAATAGGTGATTTGTTTAATAGTATTAGTGATTTAGATATAGGGGTTCTAGGGGGTAATCCCAGAAATTTTTGATTATGATGGATCAGGTCTTATTTAAGAGTTTTCTGTTTTTTATAAATGCATCTGCTGTGAGTCGGTGAACTCCAAAAATTATTGCTATTGCAGAAATAGAGATGTCCTTACTCAGTAATTCTATAATAGTTAACTCTTTTCCTGTCAGTTTCGTATATTTAGATAGACTACCTTTTGGTCTCCCAAGTTTTATTCCTTCTGATTTTTTTCGAGCAAGAGCTTCTTTTGTTCTTTGAGAAATCATATTACGTTCTATTTCTGCTGAGAGACTAAATGCAAAAGCAAGAACCTTAGAATTGATATTATTACCCAATTCGTAACGTTCTTTTGTCGTAAATACT comes from Candidatus Tisiphia endosymbiont of Sialis lutaria and encodes:
- a CDS encoding master DNA invertase Mpi family serine-type recombinase, with the translated sequence MIYAYVRVSTDTQTVTNQKYEILQFIDEKKIHIGQWVEESISGTKKVNERKLGTLLDNMVANDLLIVTELSRLGRNLMEVMSFLHQCMERNIKVFTTKERYELGNNINSKVLAFAFSLSAEIERNMISQRTKEALARKKSEGIKLGRPKGSLSKYTKLTGKELTIIELLSKDISISAIAIIFGVHRLTADAFIKNRKLLNKT